A part of bacterium genomic DNA contains:
- the recF gene encoding DNA replication/repair protein RecF codes for MYASQIYLNNFRNYREATVTAPPGLILVVGPNGAGKTNLLEAVHFLALGRSFRTSRDRDLVRRGEDTLSVRATVHSDCGEQHFALDYGAAGKVAAVNDETIPRLIDYVGTLAVVAFGPDDLALAKGEPAVRRRFLDVWLGQESREYLYTLQRYYAVLRSRNALLSRAAPRAEMEPYDHELVAAGARLTSIRAGAAAGLAAAAATAYGELAPEDEDFVVDYDPAVPCDGDEEEVARAFERKLRDNRADEERRRQTLVGPHRDDLRLTVTGCDARRFASEGQQRTAALSLRVAQFRLLKKTRGDAPLLLLDDVASELDAHRQRRLADVVTGAEQVFFTATDPPAGIEPDANIRITEGQIATSD; via the coding sequence TTGTACGCGAGCCAAATCTATTTAAATAACTTTCGCAACTACCGGGAGGCGACCGTAACGGCGCCGCCCGGTTTGATTTTAGTGGTCGGCCCCAACGGCGCCGGCAAGACCAACCTGCTGGAGGCGGTCCACTTCCTGGCGTTGGGCCGCTCCTTCCGGACCAGCCGCGACCGCGACCTCGTGCGCCGCGGCGAGGACACGCTGTCGGTGCGCGCGACGGTCCACAGCGACTGCGGCGAACAGCACTTCGCGCTGGACTACGGCGCCGCCGGCAAGGTCGCCGCCGTCAACGACGAAACCATCCCCCGCCTAATCGACTACGTAGGAACCCTGGCCGTCGTCGCGTTCGGGCCCGACGACCTCGCGCTGGCCAAGGGCGAACCGGCCGTACGGCGGCGCTTCCTGGACGTCTGGCTGGGCCAGGAGAGCCGGGAATACCTCTACACCCTCCAGCGCTACTACGCCGTACTGCGCTCGCGGAACGCGCTCCTATCCCGGGCGGCGCCTCGAGCCGAGATGGAACCGTACGACCACGAACTCGTCGCCGCCGGCGCCAGGCTAACTTCAATCCGGGCCGGGGCGGCGGCGGGGTTGGCGGCCGCGGCGGCCACGGCCTACGGCGAGCTCGCGCCCGAAGACGAAGACTTCGTCGTGGATTACGACCCCGCCGTACCTTGCGACGGCGACGAAGAAGAGGTAGCGCGCGCCTTCGAGCGTAAGCTGCGGGATAACCGCGCCGACGAAGAGCGGCGGCGCCAAACGCTCGTGGGGCCCCACCGCGACGACTTGCGGCTGACGGTAACGGGCTGCGACGCCCGCCGTTTCGCGAGCGAAGGGCAGCAGCGGACCGCGGCGCTCTCCCTCCGCGTCGCCCAGTTCCGCCTGCTGAAAAAAACCCGCGGCGACGCCCCCCTCCTGCTGCTGGACGACGTCGCCTCCGAGCTCGACGCCCACCGCCAACGCCGCCTGGCCGACGTCGTGACCGGCGCGGAGCAGGTATTCTTTACCGCGACCGACCCGCCCGCCGGCATCGAGCCTGATGCCAATATACGTATAACAGAAGGCCAAATCGCGACCTCGGATTAG
- the dnaN gene encoding DNA polymerase III subunit beta, translating into MKFTCDRKELVDALAIAQSAVPPKSTLAILGNILFVAEADSLELTGTNIDLWARIKVAADVADKGSLTIPARRFVEIARHLDADEVEVAVEGTQATVKGGRATFKLMGLDAADYPVFPEVAAEHTLTLTQATLKNLIKKTLFAAAEDVTRYALNGVCIQAEGNEVRFVATDGYRLAYTSLKTEIEIGGIVDVILPSKAAGELSKVLADDEPVEIAFGENHISFDCGRFRFVTRQAEGKFPPYREVIPQSFEREVRIGRGLFLDVVDRMALMCDENNRQIIITVRKDQLEVEAKTAEVGEAREPLPCVYDGEEFKVSYNPGFLHEVVASLEGDDVIYELNDPAKQGAFRGTGDENHFCILMPIKI; encoded by the coding sequence GTGAAGTTCACCTGTGACCGTAAAGAACTGGTGGACGCGCTCGCTATCGCGCAGAGCGCCGTCCCGCCCAAGAGCACGCTCGCCATTCTGGGGAACATCCTCTTCGTCGCCGAGGCCGACAGCCTCGAGTTGACCGGCACCAACATCGACCTCTGGGCACGGATCAAAGTCGCGGCCGACGTCGCCGACAAGGGCTCGTTGACGATTCCGGCGCGCCGCTTCGTCGAAATCGCCCGGCACCTCGACGCCGATGAAGTGGAAGTGGCGGTGGAGGGGACCCAGGCCACGGTGAAGGGCGGCCGGGCTACCTTCAAACTTATGGGCCTCGACGCCGCCGACTATCCCGTCTTCCCCGAAGTCGCGGCCGAGCATACGCTGACGCTTACCCAGGCCACGCTCAAAAACCTCATCAAGAAGACCCTCTTCGCCGCCGCGGAAGACGTGACCCGCTACGCCCTCAACGGCGTCTGCATCCAGGCGGAAGGCAACGAGGTCCGCTTCGTCGCCACCGACGGCTACCGGCTGGCGTATACCTCGCTCAAGACCGAAATCGAGATCGGCGGCATCGTGGACGTCATCCTTCCCAGCAAGGCCGCCGGCGAACTATCCAAGGTGCTGGCCGACGACGAGCCGGTGGAAATCGCCTTCGGGGAAAACCACATCTCGTTCGACTGCGGCCGGTTCCGCTTCGTAACCCGCCAAGCGGAAGGCAAGTTCCCGCCCTACCGCGAAGTAATCCCGCAATCGTTCGAGCGCGAAGTCCGCATAGGCCGGGGCCTATTCCTCGACGTGGTCGACCGGATGGCGCTGATGTGCGACGAGAACAACCGCCAGATAATCATTACCGTCCGCAAGGACCAGCTCGAGGTGGAGGCGAAAACCGCGGAGGTGGGCGAGGCGCGCGAACCGCTCCCGTGCGTATACGACGGCGAGGAGTTCAAGGTAAGCTACAACCCCGGCTTCCTCCACGAGGTCGTAGCCTCGTTGGAGGGCGACGACGTGATATACGAGCTAAACGACCCGGCGAAGCAGGGCGCGTTCCGCGGCACCGGCGACGAGAACCATTTCTGCATACTCATGCCCATCAAGATTTAG